The genomic stretch GGAAGCGCCATCGCTTGCGGTCATGCATGGCAGGGATCCGGCAAGCTTGGCGGAAAGTTGTCGTACGTCATTGAGAACGGCAAATGCCGCCTCGTTTCACTCCCCTCAACGCCGGCGACGCGACACTTCAGGACAAAACGGAGTCATCCTCGTCGTTGCCATCGTCGTCACGTCGCGTCGTCTGGAACCGGTTGCGATATTCCATCGGCATAACGCCGATCCTGCGCCGGAATGCCCGCCGAAGCGTCACCGTCGATCCGAAACCGGCGAGATAAGCGATCTGCTTGATCGGCAACTCGCTATCCTCCAGCAGGCGTCGGGCGATATCGATCCTCGTCAGTTCCACATAGGTGGCGAGGCTCGTGCCCAGCTCAGCGCGGAACAGCCGTGACAAATGACGTGGGCTTACCCGTGCAACGTCGGCAAGTGCATCGAGCGACAGATCCGCTCGCGCATTTTCGAGGATATGCAGACGGACTTTGCCGATCGGAGTGGAAGTGGCCATTTGCGCGGTCAAAACGTCGCTAAACTGCGATTGGCCGCCGGGACGCTGAAGGAAGACCACCAGTCTGCGCGCCACCCAGAGTGCCACATCGCGACCGTGATCCTCCTCGATCAGCGAAAAAGCGAGGTCGATGGCGGCCGATACCCCAGCCGAACTGAAAACAGGCCCATCGCGGACGAAGATGCGGTCGGGCTCGAGGTGAATATCGGGGAATTCCTCGGCAAGGAGTTCAGCATATTGCCAGTGGGTCGTCGCGCGGCGTCCCTTCAGCAATCCGGCATGGGCGAGCAGGAATGCGCCCGTGCATGTCGAGCCATAACGTCTCGCATCCTGAGCCTGCCCGCGCAGCCAACGCGCAACGTCGTCGTTCGGAGGTTCCGGCACACCGTAGGGCCCAACGACGATCAAGGTATCGCACAGAGCGGTTGCATCTCGGATACCGGCATCAGGAACGTATTTGACGCCCGAGGCGCTTTCTTCAACGATTCCGAGATCTGTCACCAGCTGGACGTTATAAGGTTGGCCGGACGCAATCTTGCAGTTTGCCTCGAACATCGCGTCGCGCAGGCCCGCGATCTCCAGCAAATGGACGTTGCTTGGCGCGAAGATCGTGA from Qipengyuania profundimaris encodes the following:
- a CDS encoding GlxA family transcriptional regulator; the protein is MLITIFAPSNVHLLEIAGLRDAMFEANCKIASGQPYNVQLVTDLGIVEESASGVKYVPDAGIRDATALCDTLIVVGPYGVPEPPNDDVARWLRGQAQDARRYGSTCTGAFLLAHAGLLKGRRATTHWQYAELLAEEFPDIHLEPDRIFVRDGPVFSSAGVSAAIDLAFSLIEEDHGRDVALWVARRLVVFLQRPGGQSQFSDVLTAQMATSTPIGKVRLHILENARADLSLDALADVARVSPRHLSRLFRAELGTSLATYVELTRIDIARRLLEDSELPIKQIAYLAGFGSTVTLRRAFRRRIGVMPMEYRNRFQTTRRDDDGNDEDDSVLS